AGCTCCGGACCATCCGGCGATTCGGGGGATACAACGGTGATCCAGAAGTCATCGCCGAGGGGGATGTCGTGGCGCTTCGAGAAACCGAGTACGTCCGTGTAAAAGGCAAGGGCAGCGCGCTGGTCGTCGACGAACAGGCTCGTCAGGGCAATTTTCATTCTTCGATCCTCTTTCTGGCGGTCCATCGTCCGGTAATCTCGGCGATTGGCTCAGGGTTAAAGTAGTGGAACTTGGAACGTCCGCGCCGCTCCGTCACTACGAGGCCTGCCGACTCAAGCACGCCGAGGTGCTGTGAGATCGCCTGGCGCGTGAGGCTGAGGCCATGCCGCACCGTCAGCATGGAACAGATCTCAAACAGGGTTTGACCGTCGCGCACTGACAACTCATCAAGGACTGTGCGCCGTGTCGCATCGTCGAGTGCTCGGAAGACATCAACCATGGCTTCACTATAGGCAAGTCACCGCTTGCTTATCAAGGCTGCGACCGTTCCGCAAACGTCCGCCGGAGTAACTGCTGGTATTCCACCAGGTGGCAGCCACCTCTATCCGCCGACCGGAACGGGCCGCAGTAGTTGCCCGGACTGACGGATGCACGGCAGGCGGGCCAGGGTAGAGAATTCCGGCAGATCCTGCCACTGCCGTTTGGGACACACCGTTGCCAACGCGGCGTTGTTTAGTCGATGATGGCCGTGTGCCCCAACGCCAGCAAAAAGTCTGGAGATCCAATCAGCCGACGGGCCGCCCCTAAGCCGCGGTCAGGCACAACACTCGGCGACAAGGGGACAGACGGAGGGATATTTCGATGAACGCTGATCAAGCGGCGTCCAACGGTGAGACCCGCCTCGCCTACATCCTCGGTGTGCCTCTGGCCGAGAATGCGGTGCGGCAATGGCCTCAAATGGGCGAGGTCGTGCGCACCAAAAAGCTGATCGGCAGCGTCGAGGGCAATTTCGCCGAACTTACGCTCGAGGTTGGAAGACGCCTCTACCTGAAAGATGTTGTGGTGGTGGAGTGGACGTGCAACTACGGCGACGGTCGGCTCTACCGCAACGTGACCATCGGCGAACTTGAGGATGGGAAAGCCGTGCGAGTCACCGACTACTGGGGAGAACCCACTGACACCCCGCAATGGCGAGAGCCGATGACCGGCCGGCTCGACATGCCCGGTGACGGCATCTGGAAAGACGACGAGCACCTCAGCCACCACTGACGCCACCGTTGGCCGCCGCCGGGGGCGTAGGAGTTGCTAGCGAGCACAGCCACCACTAACGGGCGCTTTAGGGGTGTTCGGTCCAGCAGGCCAGGATGGTGGTTGCGATTTGGTATGCAAATGCCGCGGGTGTGACGCTGTTCGGCCCGACGGCTCCGGGCAGGTCTGTGGCGTCCACGGACAGGGTCATGTTGTCCTTCAGGAAAACAACTGACCCCCGGGGTGTCTCGTAGGCCGGGAACCCGAGGTTGGCAAGCCCTTGGATCGGCGCCGCATCCCCGGCTTCACTTTGCAGCGCATCAAAGTACTGGCGAGCCGCTGCAGGATCAGCTGATTCCTTCACGGAGATCACGAAGCTTCCTTCGGCAAGGTGATAGGTACAGGTGAAGAGTTTGTCGGCCCAGCTGCTCACGCTGTGCGGGGCAGCGCTGAGGGCAAGGCTCGAAGAGATATTGTCCTGCGTCTCTTTCCCGCACACCATTTGGGCCGCTTCAGGTGGGCCCTCGGCCGCGGCCGGGGCGTCGGTGCCGGTATCGTGTTGCTCCCCGGTGTGCCCCGCCGCGTGGGTCTCCGACGCCGTCGGCGCCGCGGCGCCGGGAGCGGCGGCTCCGGCGGCAGCGCAGCCGGACAGCAGCAGCGACGCCGCGGCCAGTGCTGCAAGCCAGGAATTTTGGTATTTCATGTCGCGTCCACTTCCTTGTGAATTATCGCTCGCGTCGTTTTGCAACGGAGCCGCCGTGGCAATGTTGCACAGACCGGACGGTCAGGTTTGGAGCGTGGCGTAGACGACGTAGTTGTCGTCGAACAGTCCCGTGGCTGGATCGTATCCATCGCAGGTGATCAGCCGCAGTTCGGCCGCAGTCGTATTGCCGTAGACCTCCAGGGTGGGGAACGCGTCCTTGCCATAAGCTGCGGCCCGGTCAACCGTGAACGTTGCGGTGGAGCCGTCGGTCCGTTGGATGGTGACAGGTGTTCCAGCGGTAAGGCTGCGGAGGTTGGCGAAAACTCCGGGTCCGCCGCCGACCGCGTTGACGTGGCCCAGCAGGACGGCCGGTCCGCGTTCACCGGGGGTGGGTGATCCGTTGTACCAGCCAGCCGGTGCTCCGGGGCCGTCCGGCGGCACCTGAAGAGACTTGTTATCCCGCAGGCCCAGGCCGAGGAGTTCAGTCTGGACGCCGATCGCCGGGATGGAGAGCGAGGCAGGAGTAGATTTCGGCAGCACAGTGGGAAGGGCCTGGGCGGACACCGTGGCCGGTGCCGGGCTGGTGGCCGTCGCCGAAGCCGTGGATGTGTTCGGTGTTGGCGACGCTGACCGTGCCGCACCGGAGGCGCCGGCGGATATTTCTGCGTTGCCTGCCGAGCAGCCGGCAAGGAGCAGAAGTCCAACCGCCGCGGAGGCCAGCAGGCTTCCGCGGCGGCCGAAATTCGTTGTCGTCATAATGACAGTCCGGGCAGCTGTGCTTAAGCCGCTGAACCGGAATGGCGGCGGCGAACCAGATAAACCCCGCCGGCGGCGGCTGCAAGCACAAGGCCACCACCCAGCGCGAGCGTTCCCGCGTCCGTTCCGCTGGTACCCTGTGCGACGCCGGTGTCAGCGCCACCGACCGGCATGGACATTTGACCGACAGCCAGGGTTCCACACAGGGCCGGCGATGTTGCTGCCAGCGGCAGGGTAGGCGCCAGATCGCTCTTCGCCGCCTGGCCGGCAGCGCTCAGCGTGGCCGGGTCGAGACCATGGACAACCACAACCGCGGTTCCGGCTTCCAGGGCAGCCTTAGTTTCCGCGTTCAATTCGAACGTGCGGTCAACGGTGTAGCTGGCGCCCTGACCGGCGACCTTGAGGTCCAGCCCGGCGGCCGGGCTGGTATCGCCGGTGGTGGAGAGCGTGGTGACAATGCCGCCATAGGACGGAGCTCCCTCTGTTGTGCTGACCACACCGTCGCCGTCCATATCCGCACCCGGTGCCGGGCACGCGCCCTTGGCACCGCCGTGGATGTGCTGAACATGCGGGTAAGGCGCGTCCATAAAGGTCTGGGCCAGTCCTGCAACCTTCAGCACAACGTGCGCCTGGTTACCCGTGACGTCGACGGTGACCGTGCCGGACGCGGAGCTGCCGTTGATCTGTCCCAGTGTGGACTGGTATGACCCGTCGGCCGCCATGGCCGGGGCACCGGAAAGGGCGAGCGCTCCCAGAGCAAGGGTGGGTATTGCCATGAATCGCAGTGTCTTCTTCATCGAAGCATTCTCCTCATGCAAGTGTTCGTGATGTCCCACGTTAGGGACAGCAGTAGTTCGGAGCGGATTGGGATCCAGATGTGTTTGGATGTGAGATAAATTACGCCGGCGGGCCCTGGGGGCTCGCGCCCGCTGCTGTGGGGCCGGGCCCGCGCGTTTGCGCGCCCTTGCGCAGCAGGAGATATCCACCAACGGACAGCAGCCCGGCCAGCCCCTCGACGACGGTGGCGAGGACCTTTTCCGGGTACCAGACAGGCTCATACATAGCCGGGATCGGCCCGATCTCCGGCAGCTGAACGTAGCGGTAAATGATTGCCGCGGCGAACGCCGAGAGTGACATCACTGCCGCCCCAATAAAGGCCCGCGAGCCCCCATTGAGCAGGACAAACACCGCCGCCAGCAACGACCCCGCAGCGTGGATTCGGAACAGGGTTCCCTGCCCGACGCCGCCCGGTGCGGCCTCTTGGTAACCGGCGGCAAGCTGGAAGTGGATCACCGCACTGATCGCCAACCCGGCAGCAATCAGGGTGCGCAGGCCCAGCCGCACAACAGCCGACCGGCCTACGCGCTGCCTGGCCGGCGTCATTTCACGACCAGTGTTCCGGCCATCCGGGGATGGTACGTGCAGATGACGGCGTAATCGCCAGCGTCCTTGGGGGCCGTGAAGGTTATAGTTTGCCCGGCCGCCACCTGCGCATTAAACGCCCCACCGTCCTTGGCGGTGACCGTGTGCGGGGCGGTGTCCTCGTTGATCACAGTGATTGTCGCTCCAGGCGCGACGGACGCCGGCATCTCATAGGCGAAGTCCCGGATTTTGATCACGGTTTCCCCGTCCGGTGCGGCCGGTCCGGAGGAAGCCCCGGATGATCCCGGAGTTGTTGCACCCGGCGATGCCTGCGCCGCGGATGAAGTGGAGGCAGGCGGATCCTGGCTCGGTGCCTGCCCGGCAGGGGCGGAGCATCCGGTCAGGCCCGCAAGTCCTGCGGCCGCGACAATGATCCACGCTCGGTTGCCAATTTTCATGAGGTCCCTTTCAACGGTGTGATCGTCCAAGAACGCAGGGCGGCGTTGTCAGCCCAGCCCCACATATGATATTCGTCACGCCGCACCACAGGGACTGCCCGGTAAGCAGCCCGGTTTACCCGATGCTGACAATCCGCCGCCAGCGGGCAGGCTTCCCCCAGCGAACCCTCGTTGCGTTCGCGCCCGGCGCCGCCGGCATTCGAGCCTACGCGGTGCATAACAACGCTTTCCGACGCCGGAATCATAGACTGCCGTCGCAAGTGTCGTCGGGCATCCTGCCGGGGACAACGTAAAACTCCGCGGCGTCAATTTTCCATCGGCCGTTACCCCGGCCGGACTTCGGCGCAAACCAGCTCCGGCACCAATCAGACCAGCCTGCCCAACGCGGGCCACAAGTGCAAAGGCCCGGCCGGGTTTATGGCTGCGGGTCAGGGCATGAACCTGTATCCGATGCCCGCCTCGGTCAGGAAGTGGCGGGGGTTGCCGGCTTCTTGTTCGAGCTTGCGGCGGAGCTGGGCCATATACACACGCAGGTAGTTGGCTTCCTTGGCATACGCAGGACCCCAGATTTCGGTGAGCAACTGCTGTTGCGTGATGAGCTTCTCGGGGTTCCGGACCAACAGTTCCAGGATGCCCCATTCGGTGGGGGTCAGCCGAACATCCTCCCCGTTGCGGGTGATGCGTTTTTTAGCCAGGTCCACAGTGAAAGCGGGAGTGGATACGATGGGCGTTTCGTCGGCCTGGATGCTGCGGCGTTGGACGGCCCGCAGCCGCGCCAGCAGCTCGTCCAGTCCAAAGGGTTTGGTGACGTAATCGTCGGCTCCGGCATCCAGGGCCCGGACCTTGTCCTCGGAGCCGTGCCGTGCGGACAGGACCAGGATCGGGACGCGGCTCCATTGCCGGAGACGGTTGATGACGGTCGTTCCGTCCATGTCCGGCAGGCCCAGGTCCAGCACGATGACGGCGAAGCTGTGTTGGGCGGCGGCCCTAAGTGCGGAATCGCCGTCGGGGGCCGTCACAACGTTGTATCCGTGCGCATGCAGGGTGATCTTGAGGGCTTTGAGAATGTGGGGATCGTCGTCGACCACAAGCACGTCGTTCACTGCGTGGCCTCCGTCGCGGACGCGGGTTGGGTGTTCAGCGGCCGCGGGAGGGCTGGCTGCGCCTGACGCCGTGTTTGGCCACCAGTTTGGGCCCCAGTCTGGTGGAATGCCGCCCCGGGAGAGAGGGGCAGCCGGATCACCATCGTCAGTCCGCCAGCTGGTGTCCCTTCCGCGGTCAGGGTTCCGCCCATCGCCTCGGTGAAGCCTTTGGCAACAGCCAGTCCCAGACCCACGCCAGTTGCCTGCGGGACGTCATCGAGGCGTTGGAACGGCTGGAACATCCGTACGACGCTTTCCGCCGGCACGCCCTGGCCGTGGTCGATGATGCGCAGTTCCCCCGCAGGCTGGCCACCCAGCGTTGCGTGGCTGAGCCCGCCTGCTGCTCCTACAATCACAACGTCGGAGTCCGGTGCGTACTTGACGGCGTTCTCCACGATATTTGCGATGACGCGTTCCAGCATTCCGGCGTCAGCCTCGACTTCGGGCATATTGCCGGGCAGCTCGATCCGCACCCGGCCGGCCGGGATTCCCTGCAGAGCGGCAGGCATCACGTCGTACCAGCGCGCTGGCCTGATGAGCGGATTGACGGAATCGGAGGTGATCCGGGACATGTCCAGCAGGTTGCCCACCAGCGCATCCAGCCGGTCAGAGCATTCGTCTATGGTCGCGAGCAGCTCTTGTTCCTCCTCGTCGGTGTAGTGGACGTCCGGCTGCCTGAGGCCGCCGACGGCCAGTTTGATGCCCGCCAGCGGTGTCCGAAGGTCGTGGGAGACCGCACGGAGAATGGCGGTCCGCATCGTGTTGCCCTCGGCAAGCCGCACGACGTCCCGGCGGCTGGCCGCCAGCTGCTGGCGCTCCAGCTGCGCGGCCAGGTGCACGCCGAACGCACCGAGCAACCGTCTGTCACTGGCGGGCAGTGTCCGTCCGGAGAGGACGAGGCGGGTTGTGGAGTCGATCTCTTCGATGTTTTCCGCACCGTCAAGGCCGGCGGAAGGGACTGTGCCGGCCTGTGCCACGAGCCGCCAGCCGGCCTTCCCTGCCCCTCCAGTGCCGGGGTTTCCGGCGGAACTGTAGAGGACCGCGCCACTGACCTGGAACACGTCCAGGGCCTGATCGAGGAGTCCCTTTAGGGTGTCCTCGGCACGGCCGGCGCTGCGGGTGAGGTCCCCCAGCGTGGCTGCCTCCGCCCGTGCGCGCGAGGCTTCCTTGGACCGGCGGGCGGAGAGGTCGACGACGACGGCAACGGCCGCGGAGACGCCCACAAAGACCAACAGGGCGAGAAGATTCTGCGGGTCGCTGATGGTCAGGTTGCCCAGTGGGGGTGTGGAGAAATAGTTGACCAGGAGGCTGCTCCAGAGGGCGGCCAGGACGGCGGGCCAGAGTCCGCCGACCAGCGCGACGGCGACGGACCCGGCGAGCTGGATGAGTGCTGCGGTGGCAACATTCCGGTCCGGGTTCAGCGAGAGCAGCATCTGCAGCAGTACAGGAAGTACGACGGACAGGACAAAACCCGCGGCGACACGGATCCGCCCGAGGTCCCGTTGCCGCCGCGGACCGGCGCCGCGGCCGCCGAGGGGGTGGGAGACCATGTGGACGTCGATGTCACCGGAGTCGCGCACGACCCTGGTCCCGGTGCCGCCGCCGAGCAGGCTTCCCAGGAGGCCCGCGAGCCGCTTGTGGCGTGAGATGCCGACGACAATCTGGGTGGCGTTGACGCTGCGGGCGAAGTCCAGCAGCGCGTCAGCCGGATCCTCGCCGGTCACGACGTGGTAGCTGCCGCCCAGGTCCAGGATCAAACGACGCTGGGCTTCGAGAGCTTGGGGTGATTCGCCCGCCACGCCGTCAGCCGCCCGGACGTGCACGGCCAGCAGGTCCCCGCCATTGACGCGGTTCAGGATCCGGGCCCCGCGGCGGATCAGGATCTCCCCTTCGGGGCCGCCGGTCAGGCCCACAACAATCCGCTCCCGGGCGGGCCAGGTAGCCTCGATGCCCTGTTCAGCGCGGTACCTGGCCAGGCCTTCATCCACCCGGTCAGCCAGCCAGAGAAGTGCCAGTTCCCGCAGGGCGGTGAGGTTGCCCAGCCGGAAGTAGTTCGTCAGGGCCGCGTCAATCTTGTCGCCGCTGTAGATTTTGCCATCGCCCAGCCGCTGGCGCAGCAGCTCAGGGGAAATGTCAACCAAGTGGATCTGGTCTGCCCGGCGGACGATGTCGTCCGGCACGGTCTCGGCCTGGCGGACGTTGGTGATGGCGCTGACGACGTCGCCCAGGGATGCCAGATGCTGGATGTTGACCGTGGACAAAACGTTGATGCCGGCATCGAGGAGTTCGTCGATGTCCTCCCACCTTTTGGCATGGCGGCTGCCGGGAATGTTGGAGTGGGCATATTCGTCCACTACCGAGGTGCCGGGAGCCCGTGCAAGAACGGCGTCCAGGTCCATTTCCACAAACTCCGTCCCGCGGTATGCCAGGTGCTTGGACGGCACAACTTCCAGCCCCTCTAGCAGGGCACTGGTGTCGCTGCGCCCATGGTCCAGGGCCCAGGCGACCACAACGTCCTCGCCGCGCCGGCTTAAGCGGTGCGCTTCCTCAAGCATCGCGTAGGTTTTACCGACCCCGGGCGCGGCTCCCAGGAAGATCCGCAGCGTGCCACGGGCCATGGACTTATCCTTTCGCTCGGACTCTCAGGTGGACTCTCACTTGGACTGTACCGTGGCAGCGAGATCAATGTTGAGGGCAGTCACGTTCACGGAAGGCTGGCCCAGGAAGGCCTCCAAGCCGCCGCTGGTGTGCTTGTTGACCAGGGACATCACCGCATCGGCGCTCAGGTGCTGCGCCCTGGCAACGCGGGGAACCTGCAGCCGGGCGTAGGCGGGGGAGATATCCGGGTCCAGACCCGAGCCGCTGGCAGTTACCGCGTCTGCCGGCACCCGTTCCGCGTCGACGCCTTCGGCGCCAGCAACAGCTGACCGGTTGGCGGTGACGGCGTCCAAGAGCTTGGGATCATTGGGACCGAGGTTGCTGGCCGATGACGACGCCGGGTCCCATTTCACCGCGGAAGACCGGGCATGGAACCACCGCGGATCCTGGACGCCGGCGTCGTCGGCGGGGGCCTGGACGATCAAGGCAGACGCTGCCGGGGCTCCCGCCCTGTCTTTGATGATGGACCCGTTGGCCTGGTACGGGGCGATCAGCTGCCCGACGCCAAAGACGGCCAGCGGGTAGGCGGCGCCAAGGACGAGGGCGGCGAGGAGCAGGAACCGCAGCGCAGT
This genomic window from Arthrobacter sp. EM1 contains:
- a CDS encoding metalloregulator ArsR/SmtB family transcription factor: MVDVFRALDDATRRTVLDELSVRDGQTLFEICSMLTVRHGLSLTRQAISQHLGVLESAGLVVTERRGRSKFHYFNPEPIAEITGRWTARKRIEE
- a CDS encoding class F sortase, with protein sequence MTTTNFGRRGSLLASAAVGLLLLAGCSAGNAEISAGASGAARSASPTPNTSTASATATSPAPATVSAQALPTVLPKSTPASLSIPAIGVQTELLGLGLRDNKSLQVPPDGPGAPAGWYNGSPTPGERGPAVLLGHVNAVGGGPGVFANLRSLTAGTPVTIQRTDGSTATFTVDRAAAYGKDAFPTLEVYGNTTAAELRLITCDGYDPATGLFDDNYVVYATLQT
- a CDS encoding CHRD domain-containing protein, producing the protein MAIPTLALGALALSGAPAMAADGSYQSTLGQINGSSASGTVTVDVTGNQAHVVLKVAGLAQTFMDAPYPHVQHIHGGAKGACPAPGADMDGDGVVSTTEGAPSYGGIVTTLSTTGDTSPAAGLDLKVAGQGASYTVDRTFELNAETKAALEAGTAVVVVHGLDPATLSAAGQAAKSDLAPTLPLAATSPALCGTLAVGQMSMPVGGADTGVAQGTSGTDAGTLALGGGLVLAAAAGGVYLVRRRHSGSAA
- a CDS encoding cupredoxin domain-containing protein, producing the protein MKIGNRAWIIVAAAGLAGLTGCSAPAGQAPSQDPPASTSSAAQASPGATTPGSSGASSGPAAPDGETVIKIRDFAYEMPASVAPGATITVINEDTAPHTVTAKDGGAFNAQVAAGQTITFTAPKDAGDYAVICTYHPRMAGTLVVK
- a CDS encoding response regulator, producing the protein MNDVLVVDDDPHILKALKITLHAHGYNVVTAPDGDSALRAAAQHSFAVIVLDLGLPDMDGTTVINRLRQWSRVPILVLSARHGSEDKVRALDAGADDYVTKPFGLDELLARLRAVQRRSIQADETPIVSTPAFTVDLAKKRITRNGEDVRLTPTEWGILELLVRNPEKLITQQQLLTEIWGPAYAKEANYLRVYMAQLRRKLEQEAGNPRHFLTEAGIGYRFMP
- a CDS encoding DUF4118 domain-containing protein, with the protein product MARGTLRIFLGAAPGVGKTYAMLEEAHRLSRRGEDVVVAWALDHGRSDTSALLEGLEVVPSKHLAYRGTEFVEMDLDAVLARAPGTSVVDEYAHSNIPGSRHAKRWEDIDELLDAGINVLSTVNIQHLASLGDVVSAITNVRQAETVPDDIVRRADQIHLVDISPELLRQRLGDGKIYSGDKIDAALTNYFRLGNLTALRELALLWLADRVDEGLARYRAEQGIEATWPARERIVVGLTGGPEGEILIRRGARILNRVNGGDLLAVHVRAADGVAGESPQALEAQRRLILDLGGSYHVVTGEDPADALLDFARSVNATQIVVGISRHKRLAGLLGSLLGGGTGTRVVRDSGDIDVHMVSHPLGGRGAGPRRQRDLGRIRVAAGFVLSVVLPVLLQMLLSLNPDRNVATAALIQLAGSVAVALVGGLWPAVLAALWSSLLVNYFSTPPLGNLTISDPQNLLALLVFVGVSAAVAVVVDLSARRSKEASRARAEAATLGDLTRSAGRAEDTLKGLLDQALDVFQVSGAVLYSSAGNPGTGGAGKAGWRLVAQAGTVPSAGLDGAENIEEIDSTTRLVLSGRTLPASDRRLLGAFGVHLAAQLERQQLAASRRDVVRLAEGNTMRTAILRAVSHDLRTPLAGIKLAVGGLRQPDVHYTDEEEQELLATIDECSDRLDALVGNLLDMSRITSDSVNPLIRPARWYDVMPAALQGIPAGRVRIELPGNMPEVEADAGMLERVIANIVENAVKYAPDSDVVIVGAAGGLSHATLGGQPAGELRIIDHGQGVPAESVVRMFQPFQRLDDVPQATGVGLGLAVAKGFTEAMGGTLTAEGTPAGGLTMVIRLPLSPGAAFHQTGAQTGGQTRRQAQPALPRPLNTQPASATEATQ
- the kdpC gene encoding K(+)-transporting ATPase subunit C; its protein translation is MNTLTGYLRQAGTALRFLLLAALVLGAAYPLAVFGVGQLIAPYQANGSIIKDRAGAPAASALIVQAPADDAGVQDPRWFHARSSAVKWDPASSSASNLGPNDPKLLDAVTANRSAVAGAEGVDAERVPADAVTASGSGLDPDISPAYARLQVPRVARAQHLSADAVMSLVNKHTSGGLEAFLGQPSVNVTALNIDLAATVQSK